A genomic window from Cyprinus carpio isolate SPL01 chromosome B9, ASM1834038v1, whole genome shotgun sequence includes:
- the LOC122134362 gene encoding nebulin-like, with amino-acid sequence MERVKRNQQNISTIKYKDSMGQGTAIPDLPEMKRVKENQKHISSVLYKDLSAKGTPVVFTPEMERVKRNQLQISAVLYSDSFRKQVQGKAAFVLDTPEMRRVKETQRIISGVRYHQDFEKSKGSFTPTISDPVTERVKRNTQDFSDISYRGIQRRVVEMERRRAEEHDQETTTDLRVWRTNPGSVFDYDPAEDNIQSRSLHMMSVQAQRRSKEHSRSTSAMSGVGDEKSEVSENVDHHASLYSNGFIISEK; translated from the exons ATGGAGAGAGTTAAACGCAATCAGCAAAATATTAGCACG ATAAAATACAAGGATTCAATGGGACAAGGCACAGCCATACCAGACCTCCCCGAGATGAAGCGGGTCAAAGAGAATCAGAAGCACATCAGCTCG GTTTTGTATAAGGACCTGTCTGCGAAGGGAACGCCTGTGGTGTTCACTCCAGAGATGGAGCGGGTCAAACGGAACCAATTGCAGATTAGCGCG GTTCTGTACTCGGACAGCTTCCGTAAGCAGGTGCAGGGCAAGGCCGCCTTTGTGCTGGACACCCCTGAGATGAGACGTGTTAAAGAAACCCAGCGTATCATTTCTGGA GTCAGATACCACCAGGACTTTGAGAAGAGTAAGGGCAGCTTCACCCCCACCATCTCTGACCCCGTCACTGAGCGCGTGAAGAGGAACACCCAGGACTTCAGTGACATCAGCTACCGTGGGATCCAGAGACGTGTGGTGGAGATGGAGAGGAGACGTGCAGAGGAGCACGATCAGGAGACCACCACCG ATCTGCGTGTGTGGCGCACAAACCCCGGCTCTGTCTTTGACTATGACCCTGCCGAGGACAACATCCAGTCCAGAAGTCTTCACATGATGTCAG TCCAAGCCCAGCGTCGCAGTAAGGAGCACTCCCGCTCCACCAGCGCAATGAGTGGTGTGGGCGATGAGAAGTCAGAGGTGTCTGAGAACGTGGACCACCACGCATCCCTCTACAGCAATGGCTTCATTATATccgaaaaataa